A window from Triticum aestivum cultivar Chinese Spring chromosome 6D, IWGSC CS RefSeq v2.1, whole genome shotgun sequence encodes these proteins:
- the LOC123141517 gene encoding uncharacterized protein yields the protein MRHQQRRTTPPSTPSHDVQPLTPPETVARIGQMCSSTGSPPKVASSSSSGSSSSPDLMRVRVLVVVCRQLKEGAGHGDAAGAASSTHTHRRPSEGTSLLGLANYVDEEEDEHGGPRGRANGRPREKEEEDERRALERQPMQVELRRDCSYLDTVNRLRPLEKRQFGVFRDCMYGGIEGVPLHANCRRMAKLQLIGRLTTWLSKQQNQFSGGLGSTSLLIEVINAD from the exons atgaggCACCAGCAGAGGAGGACGACTCCTCCTTCCACCCCTAGCCACGACGTCCAACCACTAACGCCGCCAGAAACCGTAGCCCGAATCGGGCAGATGTGCAGCAGCACGGGATCCCCTCCAAAagtagcatcttcttcttcctctggttcttCTTCTTCCCCGGATCTGATGCGTGTGCGTGTTCTCGTGGTTGTGTGCAGGCAGTTGAAGGAAGGGGCGGGCCATGGAGACGCTGCAGGGGCCGCATCGAGCACGCACACACACCGCCGTCCCTCGGAGGGCACCTCGCTGCTGGGGCTCGCCAACTAcgtggacgaggaggaggatgagcacgGGGGCCCGAGGGGGCGCGCGAACGGCCGGCCccgcgagaaggaggaggaggacgagaggaGGGCTCTGGAGAGGCAACCCATGCAGGTCGAGCTGCGCCGGGACTGCTCCTACCTCGACACTGTCAATCGACTG AGGCCGCTTGAGAAGAGGCAGTTTGGGGTGTTTAGGGATTGTATGTATGGGGGCATTGAAGGCGTTCCTCTGCACGCTAACTGCAGGAGGATGGCGAAGCTTCAACTGATTGGCAGATTAACGACTTGGCTCTCCAAGCAACAAAATCAGTTCAGCGGCGGTCTTGGTTCCACTTCCTTGCTTATTG AGGTGATTAACGCTGACTAG